The Cheilinus undulatus linkage group 2, ASM1832078v1, whole genome shotgun sequence genome has a window encoding:
- the bicra gene encoding BRD4-interacting chromatin-remodeling complex-associated protein isoform X6 codes for MDDEDGRCLLDVICDPEALNDFLHGSETHGHVPEVQPAVQLSANEPAGLPRVSVDLDFLEDDDILGGSPGGEGGSNGIGTNHEPCDILQQSLAEANITEQSLQEAEAELDLGSFGIPGLTQVVQTLPDASLSGAGGTTVGVGIGVGVGGAAAIFPGSAPSTTATPPNATADMLGSVLAQQGLQLQPQVMNKAISVQPFMQPVGLGNVTLQPISSLQALPNGSQSGHLGIGQIQVVGQPTVMTINQSGQPILAKAMGGYQLHQSGPEVSATGSQAALGGSGGGLLIQGNKATLGSPALNGPAVCVSSTNSSSGTMTAPAGLVGFGSTSLSSGIGPQTQTQGQIMQNVIIQRTPTPIQPKPPQGGAIQPKLFKQQQQQQQPQQTPQPSQNDAHKTLGLQQIPVSTAQNVAFLTGKPGSNVVLSTQGTTQGPQFQQTLFKQQAAQPSGKPLSVHLLNQSGSIVIPSQTVLQGQNHQFLLPQLQASGQILTQTPGGHIITSQGPSGQLIANQILTANQNINLGQVLTSQGHPGAAHILSGPIQLQPGQMGTPTLFQMPVSLAQSQSQTQTHTVSGHAQTVIQGMPIQNSLTMLSQVEGLSPAVSLQPALQPQPGGVPSSNSTGAATMAQGQPGESVTVLGSSTDQASHPSQQHVPQSSILAMQPSSSASAATTIPSSSPSMSVPTSSSVTAVGLVPPQAQHSPGRLLFTNQGSSMILSQESLQMFLQQEQHHQTENESTPSVGVPASVIVSSNNITAPAPAVHDSQLTDSWVGQSHSPSPGPSHMTAVVKQVPSSGHKQPLKIQGMSPSPGLTTHTTAPPVAESPQPSQSPLTLSQQIQSPHHQQHSHPPSQPQTQTPSRSCTPSSHPPLFIVHNQLAESSQTTPQGQPQKTQQAQPQQAHIQVQLQSQPRPASQPAPYQQDMPPMSQSPKPPAAPPAQHQFSAPPVSTSATAVVKAPVPIQGLTAEQQHHLQLVGAQLQTLSGITQPSPQQKQLMDKLHQVQQNILLQAKQSAQPKPQPQPQPQPQSTGQFSSQQDVPVDKVVIATSSSTGTPAQLLSVLQPTSVLVKTPATAASDLQVFSGAQGAAGSVVNQTVPPASLTQPAQVQPKPGVISSVGGMSLGKGGMQIQVLGTSLTQMPAPQPPAPAPVQTQTTTMKMPFSAEPSKEARMLEQLRKQQGAVLHPNYNAPFCSFEDTLNRLLPYHVYQGTANSSQDYQKVDDEFEKVSCHLLKRTQAMLDKYRYLLFAESKQRLGPSAEMVMMDRMFIQEEKIALSQDRVLARERPEEFVASARILEGVYSSQQKSSSAEPATETGEVAAAPLPAPPAPAPAPLPDIPSNPTPVPTQAAAPTSVPTPAANPTPAPTAAPPAPPSATPFPPTKLVIKHGGGGASVSWSSSCPAPPAASSRLAEPTSQSTPASRASAPSSSFSSSSLNSQAADDDDALPQRTSKPPMKTYEARRRIGLKLKIKQDQTGFSKVVHNTALDPVHTPQPQQSSQSMSQPQTQLRFEDAKSHPLSSPPNTVIRTQSPVCTAPAASSVTTTATQCNQSLRGNVSHNAAFSTTSSSTQMNGTLDHHDVGEVKHNSNSTATPSQTTCRLPLRKTYRENISPRVRPGVPGGGEESFTYPRPTPSPPKHEASSPPSERTVIASVKVEKRSRDSSYVHTESSHETGRYGSAMQGLDDMDEVFNRGIKTTQHHHLLDREGAKERGEEGTDQETDVGKYKRASGKNRHRAGGTFRMDQHAPGPPSPESSFTRDSLLPAKRCKSDSPDMDNASFSSGSPPDDSLNEHLQCAIDSILNLQQEPSARGQHIKGGNSRSHQHQSQRPGSSAASSHRPSVPPSSSSSSSSLAQHPQVGGRGHNGSLVPQTQSR; via the exons ATGGATGATGAAGACGGCAGGTGCCTTCTAGATGTAATTTG tGACCCAGAAGCTCTCAATGACTTTCTTCATGGATCTGAGACCCAT GGCCATGTTCCAGAGGTCCAGCCTGCAGTCCAGCTGTCGGCCAATGAGCCGGCAGGCCTGCCCAGGGTCAGTGTTGATCTGGACTTCCTGGAAGATGATGACATCCTGGGAGGATCCCCAGGTGGTGAAGGTGGGAGCAATGGCATTGGGACAAATCACGAGCCATGTGACATCCTGCAGCAGAGCTTGGCTGAGGCTAACATCACAGAGCAGAGCTTACAGGAGGCAGAGGCTGAGCTGGACCTGGGCTCCTTTGGAATTCCAGGCCTTACACAGGTGGTTCAGACACTGCCTGATGCCAGCCTCTCTGGGGCTGGGGGCACCACTGTTGGTGTAGGCATAGGTGTTGGTGTTGGGGGAGCAGCAGCAATTTTCCCTGGGTCAGCGCCAAGCACCACCGCTACTCCTCCCAATGCCACAGCAGACATGTTGGGGTCAGTCCTGGCCCAGCAGGGCCTTCAACTCCAACCCCAGGTGATGAATAAGGCCATTAGTGTTCAACCGTTTATGCAGCCTGTGGGCCTTGGAAATGTGACACTTCAACCCATTTCAAGTCTTCAAGCTCTTCCTAATGGGAGTCAGTCTGGACATTTGGGTATTGGACAGATTCAGGTTGTGGGTCAGCCTACAGTCATGACTATCAATCAGTCTGGGCAGCCGATCCTAGCTAAAGCCATGGGTGGTTACCAGCTGCACCAATCTGGGCCTGAAGTATCAGCTACTGGTTCTCAGGCGGCACTTGGAGGCTCAGGGGGTGGACTTCTGATCCAAGGTAACAAAGCCACTTTGGGATCTCCAGCTTTAAATGGACCAGCTGTTTGTGTTAGCAgcacaaacagcagcagtggCACAATGACTGCTCCTGCTGGGCTTGTGGGCTTTGGCAGCACCTCTCTAAGTTCAGGAATTGGACCCCAGACGCAAACTCAAGGCCAAATCATGCAGAATGTGATCATCCAGCGCACACCAACACCCATTCAGCCTAAGCCTCCTCAGGGGGGAGCCATTCAACCTAAACTCttcaaacaacaacagcagcaacagcagccgCAACAAACACCCCAACCATCACAAAATGATGCCCACAAGACTCTAGGTTTGCAGCAAATTCCAGTGTCTACTGCACAGAATGTAGCCTTTCTGACTGGAAAGCCAGGCTCTAATGTTGTCTTGAGTACTCAAGGCACAACACAAGGCCCTCAGTTTCAACAAACCCTATTCAAACAACAAGCAGCACAACCATCTGGCAAACCCCTTAGTGTACACTTGTTGAACCAATCAGGCAGCATCGTTATTCCCTCTCAGACAGTTCTCCAAGGTCAGAATCACCAGTTTCTCCTGCCACAGCTACAAGCCAGCGGCCAGATCCTCACCCAAACCCCAGGCGGCCACATTATTACCAGTCAGGGGCCTAGTGGACAGCTCATTGCAAACCAGATTTTAACTGCAAACCAGAACATTAACCTGGGTCAGGTGTTGACTTCACAGGGCCACCCTGGGGCTGCCCACATCCTCTCTGGGCCCATTCAGCTCCAGCCTGGCCAGATGGGCACACCCACCCTCTTTCAAATGCCTGTCTCATTGGCTCAGAGTCAAAGTCAGACACAGACGCATACGGTCTCGGGTCATGCCCAGACGGTTATACAGGGCATGCCTATCCAGAACTCCCTGACAATGCTGAGTCAAGTGGAAGGGCTGAGCCCTGCTGTCAGTCTTCAGCCAGCCCTGCAACCACAGCCAGGTGGAGTCCCCAGCAGCAACAGCACAGGAGCAGCCACTATGGCTCAAGGCCAACCTGGAGAGAGTGTTACTGTGCTGGGTAGCTCAACAGATCAAGCATCTCATCCCTCACAGCAGCATGTACCACAGTCCTCTATCCTGGCCATGCAACCATCTTCTTCTGCGTCTGCTGCTACCACAATACCCTCCTCTTCTCCGTCCATGTCTGTGCCCACCTCTTCCTCTGTTACAGCAGTGGGGCTGGTCCCCCCTCAGGCTCAGCACAGTCCAGGACGGTTACTCTTCACCAACCAGGGCTCTAGTATGATCCTGAGTCAGGAGTCTCTGCAGATGTTCCTGCAACAG GAGCAGCACCACCAAACAGAGAATGAGTCAACCCCCTCTGTGGGCGTACCAGCATCTGTAATCGTCAGCAGCAACAACATCACTGCTCCGGCCCCTGCTGTCCATGACAGCCAATTAACTGACTCCTGGGTGGGTCAGAGCCACAGCCCTTCCCCTGGCCCTTCCCACATGACAGCAGTGGTAAAGCAG GTACCCTCTAGTGGACACAAGCAGCCCCTGAAGATCCAGGGCATGTCGCCTTCGCCAGGCTTGACGACCCACACCACGGCGCCCCCAGTGGCAGAAAGCCCCCAGCCTTCCCAGTCTCCTCTAACTTTGAGCCAGCAGATCCAGTCCCCCCACCACCAACAGCACTCGCATCCTCCCTCTCAGCCACAGACTCAAACTCCCTCTCGCTCATGCACACCCTCGTCCCACCCCCCTCTCTTTATTGTCCATAATCAATTAGCAGAGTCGTCCCAAACAACTCCACAGGGCCAACCTCAGAAGACACAGCAGGCACAGCCCCAGCAGGCACACATTCAAGTTCAGCTTCAGTCTCAGCCACGGCCGGCCTCCCAGCCTGCTCCTTATCAGCAAGATATGCCTCCTATGTCACAGTCGCCCAAGCCTCCTGCTGCACCACCTGCACAGCATCAGTTTAGTGCTCCGCCTGTCAGCACTTCTGCCACTGCTGTAGTAAAAGCTCCAGTTCCCATCCAGGGCTtaacagcagagcagcagcaccACCTGCAACTGGTAGGAGCACAACTTCAGACCCTGTCAGGCATCACTCAGCCCTCACctcagcaaaaacagcttatGGACAAGCTGCACCAG GTTCAGCAGAACATCCTGCTGCAAGCCAAGCAGTCTGCACAGCCCAAGCCTCAACCTCAGCCTCAACCTCAGCCTCAATCCACTGGCCAGTTCAGCTCCCAGCAAGACGTGCCTGTTGATAAAGTGGTGATTGCAACATCTTCCAGCACTGGTACACCTGCTCAGCTTCTGTCAGTGCTGCAGCCCACATCAGTGCTTGTCAAAACCCCTGCTACAG CAGCAAGTGACTTACAGGTATTCTCAGGCGCCCAAGGGGCAGCTGGATCAGTGGTGAATCAGACTGTCCCTCCTGCCAGCCTTACCCAGCCTGCCCAG GTTCAGCCAAAGCCAGGGGTGATCAGCTCAGTAGGAGGGATGAGTCTTGGGAAAGGCGGGATGCAGATACAAGTGTTAGGAACTAGTCTGACTCAAATGCCTGCTCCACAGCCCCCAGCTCCAGCTCCTGTACAAACTCAG ACAACAACGATGAAGATGCCTTTCAGTGCAGAGCCAAGCAAAGAAGCCAG GATGCTGGAACAGCTAAGGAAACAGCAGGGTGCCGTGCTTCACCCGAACTATAATGCTCCTTTCTGCTCCTTTGAGGACACACTTAATAGACTGCTGCCTTACCATGTCTACCAGGGAACTGCCAACTCTTCTCAAGACTATCAAAAAG TGGATGATGAATTTGAGAAGGTCTCCTGCCATCTTCTGAAAAGGACCCAGGCCATGCTGGATAAATATCGCTACCTGCTCTTTGCAGAGTCGAAA CAGAGACTGGGCCCTTCGGCAGAGATGGTGATGATGGACAGGATGTTCATTCAGGAGGAGAAGATTGCGTTGAGCCAGGACAGAGTTTTAGCCAGGGAGAGACCAG AGGAGTTTGTGGCAAGTGCGCGTATATTGGAGGGTGTATATTCATCACaacagaaatcatcgtctgctGAGCCTGCGACTGAGACTGGAGAAGTAGCAGCTGCTCCTCTTCCTGCACCTCCAGCTCCTGCTCCAGCCCCTCTTCCAGACATCCCCTCAAACCCCACTCCTGTACCCACCCAAGCTGCTGCTCCAACTTCAGTTCCTACTCCTGCTGCCAATCCTACTCCAGCTCCAACTGCAGCACCGCCTGCCCCTCCTTCGGCCACCCCTTTCCCTCCCACCAAACTGGTGATAAAGCATGGGGGAGGTGGGGCATCTGTGTCCTGGTCCAGCAGTTGTCCTGCACCTCCAGCTGCATCGAGCAGGCTGGCTGAGCCCACCAGCCAGAGCACCCCTGCAAGTCGTGCTTCAGCACCATcatcctccttctcctcttcatctctcaaCTCTCAAGCTGCTGATGATGACGACGCTCTGCCACAGAGAACCAGCAAACCACCTATGAAGACCTACGAGGCTCGCAGGAGAATTGGCTTGAAGCTGAAGATCAAACAGGATCAAACAGGGTTCAGTAAGGTGGTCCACAATACTGCCTTAGACCCAGTGCACACACCTCAACCTCAGCAGAGCAGTCAGTCCATGTCCCAGCCTCAGACTCAGCTTCGCTTTGAAGATGCAAAATCCCACCCTTTATCATCTCCTCCTAATACAGTCATCAGAACTCAGTCCCCAGTATGCACTGCTCCTGCTGCCTCATCTGTCACCACAACAGCCACTCAGTGTAACCAATCACTGAGAGGTAATGTTTCCCACAATGCAGCATTTTCCACTACTTCGTCCTCCACTCAAATGAACGGGACGTTGGATCATCACGATGTAGGGGAGGTCAAACACAATTCTAACTCCACTGCCACTCCCTCACAGACAACATGTCGACTCCCCCTTCGAAAAACATACAGAGAAAACATCAGTCCCAGAGTAAGGCCTGGTGTCCCAGGGGGAGGAGAAGAGAGTTTCACGTACCCCAGACCTACACCATCACCCCCCAAGCACGAGGCGTCCTCTCCTCCCTCAGAGAGGACAGTGATAGCCAGTGTGAAGGTGGAGAAAAGAAGCAGAGACTCTTCTTACGTTCACACCGAATCAAGCCACGAAACAGGCCGTTATGGGAGTGCAATGCAAGGGCTGGATGACATGGACGAGGTTTTTAACCGTGGTATCAAAACCACACAGCACCATCATCTCCTCGACAGAGAGGGGGcaaaggagagaggggaggagggcaCAGACCAAGAGACAGATGTAGGTAAATACAAGAGGGCGAGTGGAAAAAATAGACATAGGGCAGGTGGGACATTCAGAATGGACCAGCATGCCCCTGGACCTCCCTCCCCTGAGTCCTCCTTCACTCGAGACTCTTTGCTTCCTGCCAAACGCTGTAAGTCAGACTCCCCTGACATGGATAACGCCAGCTTCTCCAGCGGCAGTCCTCCTGACGACTCTCTTAATGAGCACCTGCAGTGTGCTATTGACAGCATCCTAAACCTGCAGCAGGAACCCTCTGCCCGCGGGCAACACATTAAAGGGGGCAACAGCAGGTCCCATCAACACCAAAGCCAGCGCCCAGGGAGCTCGGCAGCCTCATCCCACAGACCCTCAGTCCCACCCTCTTCTTCGTCCTCATCCTCTTCCTTGGCCCAGCACCCTCAGGTTGGTGGCCGTGGCCACAATGGCAGCCTGGTGCCCCAAACTCAAAGCAGATAA